The sequence AAAATAAACTAATAAAAATCATTTCCATAAATCTCGTAAATAAATTACAGTTAACGTGCTTGTGCTTTGCGGAGTTGTGATATTTATTCTCAAACTTTAATGCTATCTCAAACCCGCAATTTAGCAAAATACGAGTTAGCGGCAGGTATTATTTTATAAGTTCAATAAATTCTGTAGCAAATTTTTCAGCTATTTCTCTTCCAAAATCAACTGAAATAGTTTCTTTATTCCATTGAGCTTTTACAGTCCAATTGTATGAACCGTGAATAACAGTTCGGAAATCTATTATACAAAATTTGTGATGCATAATATTTTCATATTTGCCGATAGGTTTTACTCTTTTAGCTTCAAAAAAATCTTCAAATTTGATTCCGTATTTAGTATTAATTTCGTCATCTATTATAACTATTCTAATACTTAAACCTTGTTTTTTCTTTTGATATAATTCTCTTAAAATTACTTTATCTGTAAACCAAGCTACTGCAATCCATATTGAAAATTTAGCGTTTTGAATCTGTTCAATAATTTTTGACTGAATATCTTCGAAATGAATTTCAACTTCAATAGCTTCAGGAATATCGGATCCAATTATTCTATATTGATTTTCAATTAGTTCTAATCTATATCCGTCGTGTTGTATGAGTTTGTTAAATTTTTCAACAGCAACAGATAAATCTTTTGTTACATCTGCTGAAAAGTGCCTTTCATCAAATAAAATTTCAAAGAATTTAACAATTTCTTTTCTACTATTAATTTCTTTTAATTTATTAAAAACATATCCATTTCTACTTTCATTTTGTGGCATTCCACCGTCATATATATCTCTAATACCAACTTCTCCAAATAATTTAAGAATTTTAGGACCACTTAAATATGGTGTTAGTTCGTTGTCGCCTGTAATAAATTCTTTTATGCTATTAATTGTATATTCTGAAAGAGTCATTTTTTAGATTTGTTATGAAATACTTGCCGCTAACCTTGTTTTTTTTCGAAACAATCAAGATAAAAGTTTCGTAAAAAAAATACATGTTCGTGTTTTTTTTTGTTTGGTTCATGGCGAATGTAATTATTTTTTTGGTAATTTATTAATAAAGTGTTAATTTAAATAAAACAAATGTTCTTAGTTGTATCATAAAGTGTGAAATGCTCATCATGAAGTGTGAAATGCTCATCATGAAGTGTGAAATGCTCATCATAAAGTGTGAAATGCCCACCATGAAGTGTGAAATGTACACCATGAATGAGGTGATGTATAACTTTTGATTTTTATATGAATACAACCAATTATATATAAAATGTCATGAGAAATAAATTAGGTTGTAAATATAAACTCTGAAAATCAAGTTGTAGATTTGTTTCTCAATAGTGTCCCATTAGTCATTTGCATACGTGGTGCACTTAAAAAAAATAAACAGCCTCAGTTTTTTGAGGCTTTTTTGTTTACAATAATATTTCGTTTGTTTAGAATATAAAAATAGTCCAACAATTACGTTGGACTATTTTAGTTTTATGAAACTTTAATCGATTGATAAAGTTCTAAAGCTTTACCATCGGTTAACATCGAAACGAATTTACAAACATTCATCAAACGTTCGTAAAGCGAATCGGTTTCGATATGATATTGTTCTGGAAGCATTTTCAGAATTAAATCGTCAAAATGCGTCATTTTCCCGTTGTATTGATTATTTACTGCCGTGCTAAATTTTTCTAACAAGGTGTTGATTACTTGATAACCGATTACTTCTTTCTGAATCACTTCTTTACTTTCGTAAACGTTAGAAATACTAATGGTAATGATGTCTTTCATTTGCGCAACATAGGTGCATTTCTCAGTTAAAGCAAACGGAAATTCGCCCATCATAATCGCTTCTTCATTATCCATGAAAACACGAACCGCATCGTTAATTAAACTTCCAATAGCTAATGCACGAAGGTAACTCACACGTTCGGCTTTGGTTCTTAATTGTGCATATTTTGCAGAATTGATGTTGTCTTTTACAATTTTAATTAAGAATTCCAAAGCGTGTTCTTCAGGTATCCAACCTAAATTTATACCGTCTTCAAAATCAATAATCGTATAACAAATATCATCTGCAGCTTCCATGACATAAGCTAACGGATGACGATGAAAACGCAATTCTTCATCTTTCTTTTTTATTAAACCTAATTCGTTGGCAACATCTAAAAAGGCTTCTTTATCGTTTTGAAAGAATCCGTATTTTTTGTCAGAAACATCTAACGTAGGTTTTTTAGGTAAGCTTTCTTTCGGATATTTCATAAAGGTTCCTAAGGTTGCATACGAAATACGTAAACCACCTTCAGCTCCCGGACGACTTGCCGTTAGTACATTAAATCCGTTGGCATTACCTTCAAAATCAATTAAATCTTGCCATTGCTTAGGTTCTAAATCCAATCGGTATTTTTCGCCCAAACCGTTTTTAAAGAAATCGCCAATGGCTTTTTCACCCGAATGTCCAAATGGAGGATTTCCGATATCGTGAGCCAAACAAGCAGCTGCTACAATAGCGCCAAAATCGTTTATGGTATATCCTAATTCTTTTAAATCTTCGTGTTTATCTAAAACTTGTTCACCTATCAATCTACCTAACGAACGTCCAACCACAGAAACTTCTAAACTATGCGTTAATCTGGTATGAACAAAATCGGTTTTAGAAAGCGGAATTACCTGAGTTTTATCTTGCAAACTTCTAAAAGCATTTGAAAAAATAATTCGGTCGTAATCAACTTCAAATCCAACTCTCGAGTCTTTTTCGTCTTTTCTATTTCTAATATGTTCGTCGCCGTGTTTTTTTAACGAAAGCAACTGTTTCCAATGCATCATAAATTCATAATAAGGTGTTTTCAAAGATAGTGTTTATCTGAGTTTTTTTAAAATGAAAAGCCGTCTAATTGACGACTTTTTGATTATTTATTTCGGTTTGAATGATGTTCTTTTTGATTTGATATAAGGCCGAATTTTTAGCTTCTGCAAATGAAGTGTTGTAAATTTTATTTATTGTTTGATATTTTTCTGGAAAATTCGAAAGTAGTTTGTCGTAATATAAATCTAAGGTTTCGTTAGTTGGATTTGTGAATTCTAAATGCATTTCGAATCTGCGCTTTAAAGCTTCATCAATCATTTGAACTTGATTGGTTGCTGCCATCAAAATGGATTTTTGAGGGAAGTTATCAATCAACTGAAGAATCGCATTTACGACACGTTTCATTTCTGAATTGTCTTTGTTGTCGTAATCTCTGATTTGTCCTAACGAATCGAATTCGTCAAAAAATAAAACCAAACCTTCATATTGCGCTTCTTTAAATAAGGCATCGATATTTTTGGCAGTTTCTCCCAATTTAGACGAAATAATGGTTGCTAAATTTACGATTACCAATTTGCGATTTAAGTGTTTTGCTATCGCTTTTGCAGTCATCGTTTTTCCGCATCCTGTTGCACCATACATTAAAATTTTATTGGCAATTGGTAATTTATATTCCAATAATTTTTCT comes from Flavobacterium sp. I3-2 and encodes:
- a CDS encoding phospholipase D-like domain-containing protein, which encodes MTLSEYTINSIKEFITGDNELTPYLSGPKILKLFGEVGIRDIYDGGMPQNESRNGYVFNKLKEINSRKEIVKFFEILFDERHFSADVTKDLSVAVEKFNKLIQHDGYRLELIENQYRIIGSDIPEAIEVEIHFEDIQSKIIEQIQNAKFSIWIAVAWFTDKVILRELYQKKKQGLSIRIVIIDDEINTKYGIKFEDFFEAKRVKPIGKYENIMHHKFCIIDFRTVIHGSYNWTVKAQWNKETISVDFGREIAEKFATEFIELIK
- the dgt gene encoding dGTP triphosphohydrolase produces the protein MHWKQLLSLKKHGDEHIRNRKDEKDSRVGFEVDYDRIIFSNAFRSLQDKTQVIPLSKTDFVHTRLTHSLEVSVVGRSLGRLIGEQVLDKHEDLKELGYTINDFGAIVAAACLAHDIGNPPFGHSGEKAIGDFFKNGLGEKYRLDLEPKQWQDLIDFEGNANGFNVLTASRPGAEGGLRISYATLGTFMKYPKESLPKKPTLDVSDKKYGFFQNDKEAFLDVANELGLIKKKDEELRFHRHPLAYVMEAADDICYTIIDFEDGINLGWIPEEHALEFLIKIVKDNINSAKYAQLRTKAERVSYLRALAIGSLINDAVRVFMDNEEAIMMGEFPFALTEKCTYVAQMKDIITISISNVYESKEVIQKEVIGYQVINTLLEKFSTAVNNQYNGKMTHFDDLILKMLPEQYHIETDSLYERLMNVCKFVSMLTDGKALELYQSIKVS
- a CDS encoding AAA family ATPase; translation: MSSFYYIDRSDVNLDDVVFNENVAKQIDDFLLEQQFREKLLEYKLPIANKILMYGATGCGKTMTAKAIAKHLNRKLVIVNLATIISSKLGETAKNIDALFKEAQYEGLVLFFDEFDSLGQIRDYDNKDNSEMKRVVNAILQLIDNFPQKSILMAATNQVQMIDEALKRRFEMHLEFTNPTNETLDLYYDKLLSNFPEKYQTINKIYNTSFAEAKNSALYQIKKNIIQTEINNQKVVN